From Solanum lycopersicum chromosome 8, SLM_r2.1, the proteins below share one genomic window:
- the LOC101245574 gene encoding large ribosomal subunit protein bL19cy — MGSVVLPQALFVVPRNPTRCTAPQKLAFSACVSRRPSQFNVPLFSASGLLSSKWENRSFIVRAEAESQEEPEAAEAEVEAEADAAVATEERPPFKPRAKLGDIMGILNKQAIEASDTVRPTPDIRTGDVVEIKLEVPENRKRLSIYKGIVISKQNAGIHTTIRIRRIIAGVGVEIVFPVYSPNIKELKVVKHRKVRRARLYYLRDKLPRLSTFK, encoded by the exons ATGGGTTCTGTTGTTCTGCCTCAG GCTTTATTTGTGGTTCCGAGAAACCCCACAAGATGTACTGCTCCACAGAAGCTGGCATTTTCTGCCTGCGTCTCTCGAAGACCTTCTCAGTTTAATGTTCCCTTGTTTTCTGCTTCTGGGTTGTTAAGTTCAAAGTGGGAAAATCGTTCTTTTATTGTTAGAGCTGAAGCTGAATCTCAAGAGGAACCGGAAGCTGCTGAGGCAGAGGTTGAAGCTGAAGCTGATGCTGCAGTTGCAACAGAGGAAAGACCACCATTTAAGCCGAGAGCTAAGCTTGGAGATATAATGGGG ATATTGAACAAGCAAGCAATCGAGGCATCGGATACTGTGAGGCCTACACCAGACATTAGGACTGGTGATGTTGTTGAGATCAAATTG GAAGTCCCAGAAAATAGGAAGAGATTGTCTATTTACAAAGGTATAGtcatttcaaaacaaaatgCTGGTATCCACACGACAATTCGCATTCGGAGGATTATTGCTGGCGTTGGAGTTGAAATAGTGTTCCCAGT GTATTCACCAAATATCAAGGAGCTCAAAGTAGTTAAGCACCGAAAAGTCAGGCGTGCAAGATTGTACTATTTGCGCGATAAGCTCCCAAGGCTCTCCACTTTCAAATGA